The genomic DNA ACGACCCTAATGCAGTAGAAGGAATTCTTTCTAGACTTTACGCTTCATTTGCATTATCTGGGCCAAATGGACCAGGAAGTTCAGACATTAGTGACGACGCAGGAGAATCTCCTTTTTTAAGAGGAATTATAAACCTTCAAGATTTTACGGCAGATGGTATGAAAAACCGTTGGGGAGATGATGGTTTAGACCAATTAACAACAACGTCTGAATGGACAAGTAACAACAAGTTTTTTAGATATTTATACAATAGAGCATATTATACAATTCCACAGTGTAACAATTTATTAAATGTATTGGATAGTGCTAGTACAGATGCGGGAGAGTCTGTTGTCTCAGAAGTTCGTTTCTTAAGAGCGTTAGCATATTTCTATGTAATTGATGTATTTGGAAAAGGTGTTCTTGCTACAGACGAAAATTTTGGGCAATCAGAATTACTTCCAGAGTCTTCACGTACCGAGTTATTTAACTACGTAGAATCAGAGCTATTAGAAATCGAACCTTTAATAGGTGGGTTTAACGGCTATGGTAGAGCTAACACATATGTAGTGGATATGTTATTGGCAAAATTATATATCAACGCAGAAGTTTATACAGGTACTGCAAGATATGATGATGCTTTTACTTATGTAAATAAAATAATAACCGAAGGTGGTTATAGTTTAACTAATAACTTTTTAGAAAACTTCTCTGGAGATAACGATATGTCTTCAGAAATTATATATCCATTAATTGCAGACCCAATTGTAAGTCAAAGTTTTGGTAATACAACATATATTGTAAATGGAAACTTAAGTCCAGATACAATAACAATTTCAGAATTTGGTGCAACAGAAGGTTGGCAAGGTCATAGAGCCACTAAAGCTTGGTATGGTTTATTTGGCGATTTAGATACTTCACCAGACGATAGAGCAAGTCTTTTCTGGACCGAAGGCCATAACTACGAAATGAATGATTATACAATCTGGACAGATGGTTATCCTTCAATAAAGTTTAGAAACACAACATTTAATTCAGACTATACACCAACTAGTTTTTCTGGCACAGATTTTCCACTATATCGTCTAGCAGATGCGTACTTAATGTATGCCGAATGTGCTTTAAGAGGAGCAACAGAGGCAAACATGTCGGATGCTTTATCATATGTAAATCAAGTTAGAACAAGATCTAATGCAGACCCTATTACAATGGGAGAATTAGATTTAGATTTTATTATAGATGAAAGAGGAAGAGAATTAAACTTAGAAGGACATAGAAGAACAGACCTTATACGTTTCGGAAGATTTACAGGAGGAACTTATTTATGGCCATGGAAAGGTGGTACAGTAAATGGATCTTCTATTCCAGATACTTATAACGTATTCCCTATTCCTCAAACAGCTTTAGAAGCAAACCCTAACTTACAACAAAACCCAGGTTACTAATTAAAAAATATAATAATGAAAAATTTTAAAATTTTATTACTGTTAGTTATAGCTGTTATTGGCTTTAACTCTTGTCAAGAAGACGACGATTTAGTTTTCACTGCTGTCCCACAAGGTGATTTTACTTTTTCAAATTCATTTTTAGAGGAGTATGTTTTAACACCTGAAGCTTCTGGTAACATAGCAGAGCGTTTTACTTGGGACAATGCAAATTTTGATGTTCCTACAAATACAACATACGAATTACAAAGATCTTTTTCTGGAGATTTTTCAGATATGATTGTTGTAGAATCTACAGATGCTAATGAAATAGCAGTAACAATAGGACAAATGCTAACCTTTGCTGAAGAAGCAGGTCTAGACAATGACCCAGATACTGAAGATATATCAAATACAGGAGCTATTTCTTTTAGACTTAGAGCTTTTGTTGGAGATACAGGAAACGGCACAGAAAGTTTCTCTATGCCACAAACATTAAATATTGTTTTACCAGAAAGCACTGGAAATACTGGTGGTTCAGGAATTGAACCAGTAAGCTGGGGAATTGTAGGTTCTGGTTACAATAACTGGGGAGCTTATGAAGATCAAACTTTTTATTCTACTTCAGAGTCTAACGTTTTTGTAACATATGCTACATTACTTGATGGAGAAATAAAATTTAGAGAAAATGACGATTGGGCTAGTGATTTTGGAGATGATGGAGCAGATGGAACTTTAGATGCTGGTGGAGCAAATATTGTAGTAACTGCTGGTACATATAAAATTACAATGAATTTAAATGACAATACTTACACTATCGAACCATTTTCATGGGGAGTTGTAGGTTCTGGATACAATGATTGGGGAGCATCACCTGATGCAAAATTTTACTATGATTATGTAACAGATACATTTAAAGTTGGTGTGAGATTAGTTGATGGAGAAATAAAATTTAGACAAAACAACGAATGGACTACAGATTTTGGAGACTCTGGAGCAGATGGAACTTTAGATGCTGGCGGAGATAACATTGTTGTAACTGCAGGACATTATACTATTACTTTAGATTTTAATGCTAGTACATATACTATTGAAGCTGCAGATCTATACGGTATTGTTGGTTCTGGATATAATGATTGGGGAGCAACACAAGATTTTACTTTAACACCTTTAAGTAATGATATTTGGGTTGGAGATATAGTAAACCTTGTAGATGGAGAAATTAAATTTAGAGTTAATGATGCCTGGGATACAGATTTTGGAGATACTGGAGCAGATGGAACTTTAGATGCTGGTGGTGATAATATTGCAGTAACAGCAGGAAGCTATAGAGTAAAATTAGATATAGCTAATGGCACTTATGCTATAAACTAACAATACACATTATTCCTTATTCCTTAAACAAAAGGCTGCATTTATACGCTAATTGCAGCCTTTTTTATAAACTATTATTATGAAAAACAAATTACTTTTATTTTTTATACTTCTTAGCTACAGTGTTTTAGCTCAGCAACAGAATGTAAACTATACTATTTCTCCTAATGTTTTTGAAGAAAATGAAACCATAACAATTACAATAGAAGGCAACAGTATTAATGAAGCAACATGGAATATAACAAACAACGCCTTATACTTATGGGCTTGGTCTTTCGATTTAAATCTCGATAATATTCAAAACTGTCCTACAAATGGAGATTGGACAAATTCAAACGAAACAAATAAATTAACCTATAATAGCGGCAACGATACCTACACTATTTCTTTTGTACCAAGTACATTTTATAATAGAACAAGCATAGGTAGAATTGGTTTTCTAATTAAAGCAAAAGATGGTACTGGAGACAAAAAATCTCAAGACATATTAGCAGATGTAGGAGCTTTTCAAGTAATACAAAACGCACCAGAATCAAATTCAACTACAATTCTAAACTCTGGAGACAACTTAACTATAGATGCTCAAAACACTGGTGGCAATGCAAATTATACTTTAAGAGCAAATGGTATGGTTATAAATACTCAAACAAACATATCAACATACAATTATACAGATACAAATATTACTGAAAACAAAAATTACGAATTAGAAGTAAATCAAAATGGTAATATTGTTATTAACACATTCCAAACTATAGTAGATCCTGGAAATAATATTGCCGTGATGCCAACAGACTATCAAGATGGTATCACCTATTTAAGTGACACAGAAGCTGTTTTAGTTTTATATGCTACAGGTAAAGATTTTGTTTACGTTGCTGGTAGTTTTAATAATTGGCAGCCAGATTCTTCTTACGCCATGAAAAAAGATCCTACTAGAAATAATAAATTTTGGTTAGAACTTACAGGTTTAACTGCCAATCAAATTGAAACTTATCAATATTGGGTTGTAGACAAAACACCTGCAGTAAATTCACCAACATTAGTTAAAACTGCAGATCCTTATTCTACTTTAGTATTATCGCCTTTTGATGATCCATATATTCCAGCTAATACGTATCCAAACTTACCTGCATATCCTGCTGGCCAAGAAAGAGAAGTAACTGTATTACAAACAGGGCAAACACCATACGCTTGGCAGGTAACAAATTTTCAAAAACCTAAAAAAGAAGATTTAGTAATCTACGAGGTCTTAATAAGAGATTTTGATGCCGACAGAAATTTTCAAGATTTAATAGATAAAATAGATTATTTCAAAAACCTAAATATTAATGCTATTCAACTTATGCCTGTAATGGAATTTGAAGGAAACGAAAGTTGGGGATATAATACGTCTTTTCACATGGCATTAGATAAGTATTATGGCACAGAAGACAAGTTTAAAGAACTTGTAGATGTTTTTCACCAAAACGGAATTGCAGTTGTTTTAGATGTCGCTTTAAATCATGCCTTTGGTAGAAATCCAATGGTTCGTATGTGGATGAATGATCCAGATAATGATGGTTGGGGAGAACCAAGTAGTGAAAACCCATATTTTAATGAGGTAGCATTACACAGCTATAACGTAGGTTCAGATTTTGACCATTCTAACCCAAGAACTCAAGATTATGTAAAACGTGTAATTGAACACTGGATAAACAATTTTAATATAGATGGTTTCCGTTGGGATTTAACAAAAGGATTTACTCAACAATGTACTGCTAGTGACGAAGCCTGCACAAACGCATACCAGTCAGATCGTGTTGCTGTACTAAAAAGCTATGCAGATCATTCTTGGGCACAAGATGACACGCACTATGTAATTTTCGAACATTTAGGTGGTAATCAAGAAGAGAAAGAATGGGCAGACTATAGAGTTAATGAAAACAAAGGCATCATGCTTTGGGGAAAAATGACTAATAATTATAACCAATTAACAATGGGTTATAACTCAGATAATGATATTAGTGGCGTTGGTCACGAAAGTAGAAACTTTAACGAACCAAGATTAGTGGGTTATGCCGAAAGTCATGACGAAGAACGTTTAATGTACAAAAACTTACAATTTGGTAACCAAAGTAATACCGCTCACGATGTGCAAGATTTAAACACAGCATTATCAAGAATGTCTGCTTTAGGAGCTGTAACTTTAACTATTCCAGGACCAAAAATGATATGGCATTTTGGTGCTTTAGGAATGGAAAACTCCATTTTCACTTGTAATAATGGCACTGTAAACGAACCTGGAGATGCAGATGGAAGCGGAGATTGTAAATTAGACACAAAACCTCAACCACAGTGGACAAATAATTGGCTTGCAGATGCTAATAGAAATAAAATTTATAACGATTGGGCAAGAATAAATATTTTAAAAACCGAAGAAGCTGTTTTTGAAGGCGACTATTCTATAAACCAAACAGATAATAGTTTAACGCCAAAAATTTATATTTGGGATGATACATTACCAACTACAGAACTTAAAAACGTTGTAATTTTAGCAAATTTTGATGTAAGCAATCAAAATATTACACCTAACTTCCCATACACAGGAATTTGGTACGATTTAATGGATCCTACAGGAAACACAACCATTAATGTAACAAACGTTAATACACCAATACCTGTTGATGCTGGACAATTTAAAATGTATGGGAACCAAAATTCTCAAACACTATCTACAATAGATTATAATTTAAATAATGAATTAACACTATACCCTAATCCTGCAAACAACACATTTGCAATTAGTAAAAAAGCAACTGTTATAGAAATTTATAATATTTCTGGTAAACTTATAAAACGCTTTAAAGGTGATTTTATTGAGAACACATCATTTAGTATTAGTGATATTACTCAAGGTATTTACATTGTAAAAACCCAAAATAATTTAGGAGCAACTTCTACCACTAAACTTATAAAGTTGTAAACTATTTTATTTCAGATAACCTCTGAAACTTTAAAAGCCACTCAAATGAGTGGCTTTTTTTATAGAAAAAAAACAAGATTAACAACCTCTATTTCAACAATATAATCGCATAAAACAAAAAATCCCAATACAATTAAGTATCAGGATTTTGTTGTTGGCCCACTAGGGCTCGAACCTAGACTCTTCGGTACCAAAAACCGACGTGTTGCCAGTTACACCATAGGCCAGTGTTTCTAACAGGTTGCAAATTTAAAACAAAGTTTTATTTGAGCAAACATTTTATAGAAAAAAATATAAAAAATATAATCTTTGTTTTAAAACACCGTTAATGGTAATGATATTAAGTAACAAATAGAATATTAACTTTCTCTTTGTATTATTATATATTTATTGTTTTAATATTACATCTAAAATTTAATAGCTACTATTTAAGCTGCTATAGGCTTAATTGTTATGCTCATTTCATATTTATTAGTAAATTCGCCATAGTATATAATTTATCTTGTTTATGACATCAATTAACTTAAAAAAATGGAACAACATATTAGGTTGGTTCGCTTTTTTTATTGCACTTCTAACATATAGCTTAACAGTAGAACCCACAGTAAGTTATTGGGATGCCGGAGAATACATTTTAACTTCAGCTAAATTACAAGTTGGACACCCACCAGGAGCACCATTATTTCAAATGCTTGGTGCATTTTTCTCAACTTTTGCTATAGAACCACAATATGTAGGTTTAATGCTTAATATGGTTAGTGCTGTTTCTAGTGCATTTACCATATTATTTATGTTTTGGAGTATTTCGCTATTACTACAAAAAATCGTTGGAGAGCAAGATTTAACAAATAGCAAAATTCAAGGTATTCTTGCTAGTGCTTTTGTTGGTAGTTTAGCATTTACTTTTACAGATTCATTTTGGTTTAATGCTGTAGAAACAGAAGTTTATGCCATGGCAACCCTAATAATGGCCATACTTTTTTATCTAGGCTTACGTTGGGAAAGAGACATGAATAATCCTCGAGGCAATCGCTGGCTTATTTTAATTGCATTTGTAATTGGTCTATCTTTTGGTGTGCACTTTATGGGATTACTTACCATTCCTGCATTAGGTCTTATATACTTTTTTAAAAATTACAAAAAAGTAACAATTATAAACTTTATAGTTGCTAACGTTGTTTCGGTAGCTATATTATTATTTATATTTAAACTGTTAGCTCCAAATATACTTAGGTTTTTTAGTGCTCTAGAAATTTTCTTTGTAAACACTATTGGCTTACCATTTAACTCAGGATCTATAATCGCTGGTTTAATTCTAGTTGCTGTAATATATTTTAGCCTTAACTATACACAAAAGAAAGGCTATAAACATTTAAATACAGGCATACTTTGTATAACATTTGTAGTAATAGGTTTCTCTTCTTGGTTAATGCTCCCTATTAGAGCCAATGCTAATGTAGTTATTAATGAAAATAATCCTTCTAGTGCAAGAGAACTTCTTGCCTACTACAACTTAGAGCAATATCCTGAAACACATTTATTTTATGGCCCGCTATTTACAGACCAATACTCTGGTTTAGATGAAGATAAACCATATGTAGATGACAAACCTAAATACGAAAAAGATGAAGCCTTGGGCAAATATGTTATTGTTAACGATTATAAAAACGCTAAACAAAACTATAATAGTGACCAAGCAGCAATATTACCTAGAATGTGGAGTGGCGAAAATGCCGAAAACTACATGCTATTTTCTGGTTTTTTAGATTTTAGCTTAAAAGAAGAATATATTGTAGACCCATTTACTGAAAATAAAATTGCCGATTTTATTTCAAAATACCAAAACAACCAACTCACTGAAAGTGAATATGATGGTTTTATGGCACAGTATGGTGATAAATTAAACTTATATTTAAATCAAGGAACTCAAAAAGATATTGCTTTAATAAATCAATTTAAAAATGAAGTTGTTAAAGGTAATGTAGATTATGAAGGCTATCATAACTTCCTAAAAACTTACGGGCAACAATATTTAGATATTAAAAAACCATCATTAGGAAGTAATATTGCATACTTACTTGAATACCAATTAGGTTATATGTATTGGCGTTATTTTATGTGGAATTTTACAGGACGCCAAGACGATATTCAAGGAGAATATAACAACCATGGTAACTGGATAAGCGGTATAAAAGCTTTTGATGCATGGCATTTAGGACAGTCTCAAGATAATTTACCTAGCGATGTAGAAAATAATAAAGCAAGAAACACCTATTACTTTTTGCCTTTAATTTTAGGACTAATAGGCTTATTCTTTATTTTTAATAAAGACAAAAAACTCTTTTGGGTATTACTTGTATTTTTCCTGTTTACAGGTTTAGCAATACAAGTTTATACCAATGTTAGACCTTTTGAGCCTCGTGAAAGAGATTACTCTGTCGTAGGTTCATTTTATGTATTTGCAATTTGGATTGGTTTTGGCGTTTATGCTATTTTCGACATGCTTAAAACCAAAATAAAAAACAGCATGCTCGCTCCTGCTGTTGGTTTAGTATGCTTAATTCTAGTACCTGGAATTTTAGCAGCAAATAACTGGGACGACCATGATAGGTCTAACAAGTACACAGCATTATCAATGGCAAAAAAATATTTAGACTCTTGTGCAGAAAATGCCATACTATTTTCAATAGGAGATAACGATACATTTGCACTTTGGTATGCACAGGAAATAGAAAATTATAGAACCGATGTACGTGTAGTTAATACCAGTTTATTTCAAACCGATTGGTATATAGACCAAATGAAACGTAAAGCCTATGAAAGCGACCCAGTACCTTCTCAATTAACTCATGACCAATACAAGTACGGTACACGAGATTATATCATGAAACGTACTAATTATTACGACCCTAAAACTGAAGAGTACAAACCTACTTTTAGCAGAGACACGCTTTCTATTAAAGAATTTTTAGATTTTGTTTCAAGCGACAACCCTAAAACTAAATTTAAACGTATAATTCAATTGCAAGGCGAAGATCCACAACAATACCCATCGCAATTACTAAACACAAACTATTTTCCGGTAGAAAATATTCGAGTTCCGGTTAATAAAAATGAAGTTTTAAGTAATGGCCTTGTAAAAGAAAAGGATGCAGATCAAATTGTAGATTATATAGACATTAAAATTAAAGAAAGTGCCATATACAAGCAACGTTTATTAATGTTAGACATTGTTGGTAACAACAACTGGGAAAGACCAATTTACTTTACTGGTGGAGCTTTTGGAGATGATGATTACATCTGGATGAAAGACTATTTACAACTAGATGGTATGTGTTATAAATTAGTACCTATTAAAACACCTGTTGAACGTGCAAATCCATTTGATATGGGTCGTGTAGATAGTGATTTAATGTACAATAAAGTTAAAAATTGGGATTGGGGAAATAGCGGTAGTGAAAACATTTACCATGATCCTGAAACACGTAAAAACTCAATAACATATAGAGGTAACTTAGCACGTTTAATGGAAACTTTAATAAACGAAAAACAGTTAGAAAAGGCTGAAGAAGTAGCAGATATAGCTATGGAAAATATGCCTGTAAACTACTACGGTTACTACACGCTTTTAGAGCCTTATATTAGCGGTTATTATGAAGTTGATGCAAAAGAAAAAGCCAGACAACTTTTTAAAGATGTTGCTGTTAAATATCAAGAAAACTTAAAATATTATAGTGAGTTAACCAGAGAAAATCAGCTTAAAAACGGTGAAAATATCATTACAGACTTAGAACGCTATAGAGCTTTAATTATAGTATTAGTAGAGTATGATGAAGACTTTGCAGAGGAAGAGTTTAAAACGTTTCAATATCACGAAGAATTATTTAGCGATTTAATGCCTAGCGAACAGCCAATAAGACAGCCACAAATTAGAGAAGAACGCGATATTAATAGAGATAGTAGCATTCCTAATTTAGCTCCACAAACAACCGAAGAGTAGTTTATGAGATTTGTTCCTGTAAAAATACCAAGAGTAATAAAACGAATTTTCCCAAACTATGTTTGGGATTTTTCGTCTAATAGCAAAACGCTATACCTTACTTTTGATGATGGGCCAACACCAGAAATCACACAGTGGACATTAAACATTCTCGAAAAATACAATGCAAAAG from Lacinutrix sp. 5H-3-7-4 includes the following:
- a CDS encoding RagB/SusD family nutrient uptake outer membrane protein; this translates as MKKVILTFLGLALLTTVSSCVDDLDTEPKVELTLEQLLADDPNAVEGILSRLYASFALSGPNGPGSSDISDDAGESPFLRGIINLQDFTADGMKNRWGDDGLDQLTTTSEWTSNNKFFRYLYNRAYYTIPQCNNLLNVLDSASTDAGESVVSEVRFLRALAYFYVIDVFGKGVLATDENFGQSELLPESSRTELFNYVESELLEIEPLIGGFNGYGRANTYVVDMLLAKLYINAEVYTGTARYDDAFTYVNKIITEGGYSLTNNFLENFSGDNDMSSEIIYPLIADPIVSQSFGNTTYIVNGNLSPDTITISEFGATEGWQGHRATKAWYGLFGDLDTSPDDRASLFWTEGHNYEMNDYTIWTDGYPSIKFRNTTFNSDYTPTSFSGTDFPLYRLADAYLMYAECALRGATEANMSDALSYVNQVRTRSNADPITMGELDLDFIIDERGRELNLEGHRRTDLIRFGRFTGGTYLWPWKGGTVNGSSIPDTYNVFPIPQTALEANPNLQQNPGY
- a CDS encoding SusE domain-containing protein — protein: MKNFKILLLLVIAVIGFNSCQEDDDLVFTAVPQGDFTFSNSFLEEYVLTPEASGNIAERFTWDNANFDVPTNTTYELQRSFSGDFSDMIVVESTDANEIAVTIGQMLTFAEEAGLDNDPDTEDISNTGAISFRLRAFVGDTGNGTESFSMPQTLNIVLPESTGNTGGSGIEPVSWGIVGSGYNNWGAYEDQTFYSTSESNVFVTYATLLDGEIKFRENDDWASDFGDDGADGTLDAGGANIVVTAGTYKITMNLNDNTYTIEPFSWGVVGSGYNDWGASPDAKFYYDYVTDTFKVGVRLVDGEIKFRQNNEWTTDFGDSGADGTLDAGGDNIVVTAGHYTITLDFNASTYTIEAADLYGIVGSGYNDWGATQDFTLTPLSNDIWVGDIVNLVDGEIKFRVNDAWDTDFGDTGADGTLDAGGDNIAVTAGSYRVKLDIANGTYAIN
- a CDS encoding alpha-amylase family glycosyl hydrolase → MKNKLLLFFILLSYSVLAQQQNVNYTISPNVFEENETITITIEGNSINEATWNITNNALYLWAWSFDLNLDNIQNCPTNGDWTNSNETNKLTYNSGNDTYTISFVPSTFYNRTSIGRIGFLIKAKDGTGDKKSQDILADVGAFQVIQNAPESNSTTILNSGDNLTIDAQNTGGNANYTLRANGMVINTQTNISTYNYTDTNITENKNYELEVNQNGNIVINTFQTIVDPGNNIAVMPTDYQDGITYLSDTEAVLVLYATGKDFVYVAGSFNNWQPDSSYAMKKDPTRNNKFWLELTGLTANQIETYQYWVVDKTPAVNSPTLVKTADPYSTLVLSPFDDPYIPANTYPNLPAYPAGQEREVTVLQTGQTPYAWQVTNFQKPKKEDLVIYEVLIRDFDADRNFQDLIDKIDYFKNLNINAIQLMPVMEFEGNESWGYNTSFHMALDKYYGTEDKFKELVDVFHQNGIAVVLDVALNHAFGRNPMVRMWMNDPDNDGWGEPSSENPYFNEVALHSYNVGSDFDHSNPRTQDYVKRVIEHWINNFNIDGFRWDLTKGFTQQCTASDEACTNAYQSDRVAVLKSYADHSWAQDDTHYVIFEHLGGNQEEKEWADYRVNENKGIMLWGKMTNNYNQLTMGYNSDNDISGVGHESRNFNEPRLVGYAESHDEERLMYKNLQFGNQSNTAHDVQDLNTALSRMSALGAVTLTIPGPKMIWHFGALGMENSIFTCNNGTVNEPGDADGSGDCKLDTKPQPQWTNNWLADANRNKIYNDWARINILKTEEAVFEGDYSINQTDNSLTPKIYIWDDTLPTTELKNVVILANFDVSNQNITPNFPYTGIWYDLMDPTGNTTINVTNVNTPIPVDAGQFKMYGNQNSQTLSTIDYNLNNELTLYPNPANNTFAISKKATVIEIYNISGKLIKRFKGDFIENTSFSISDITQGIYIVKTQNNLGATSTTKLIKL
- a CDS encoding DUF2723 domain-containing protein: MTSINLKKWNNILGWFAFFIALLTYSLTVEPTVSYWDAGEYILTSAKLQVGHPPGAPLFQMLGAFFSTFAIEPQYVGLMLNMVSAVSSAFTILFMFWSISLLLQKIVGEQDLTNSKIQGILASAFVGSLAFTFTDSFWFNAVETEVYAMATLIMAILFYLGLRWERDMNNPRGNRWLILIAFVIGLSFGVHFMGLLTIPALGLIYFFKNYKKVTIINFIVANVVSVAILLFIFKLLAPNILRFFSALEIFFVNTIGLPFNSGSIIAGLILVAVIYFSLNYTQKKGYKHLNTGILCITFVVIGFSSWLMLPIRANANVVINENNPSSARELLAYYNLEQYPETHLFYGPLFTDQYSGLDEDKPYVDDKPKYEKDEALGKYVIVNDYKNAKQNYNSDQAAILPRMWSGENAENYMLFSGFLDFSLKEEYIVDPFTENKIADFISKYQNNQLTESEYDGFMAQYGDKLNLYLNQGTQKDIALINQFKNEVVKGNVDYEGYHNFLKTYGQQYLDIKKPSLGSNIAYLLEYQLGYMYWRYFMWNFTGRQDDIQGEYNNHGNWISGIKAFDAWHLGQSQDNLPSDVENNKARNTYYFLPLILGLIGLFFIFNKDKKLFWVLLVFFLFTGLAIQVYTNVRPFEPRERDYSVVGSFYVFAIWIGFGVYAIFDMLKTKIKNSMLAPAVGLVCLILVPGILAANNWDDHDRSNKYTALSMAKKYLDSCAENAILFSIGDNDTFALWYAQEIENYRTDVRVVNTSLFQTDWYIDQMKRKAYESDPVPSQLTHDQYKYGTRDYIMKRTNYYDPKTEEYKPTFSRDTLSIKEFLDFVSSDNPKTKFKRIIQLQGEDPQQYPSQLLNTNYFPVENIRVPVNKNEVLSNGLVKEKDADQIVDYIDIKIKESAIYKQRLLMLDIVGNNNWERPIYFTGGAFGDDDYIWMKDYLQLDGMCYKLVPIKTPVERANPFDMGRVDSDLMYNKVKNWDWGNSGSENIYHDPETRKNSITYRGNLARLMETLINEKQLEKAEEVADIAMENMPVNYYGYYTLLEPYISGYYEVDAKEKARQLFKDVAVKYQENLKYYSELTRENQLKNGENIITDLERYRALIIVLVEYDEDFAEEEFKTFQYHEELFSDLMPSEQPIRQPQIREERDINRDSSIPNLAPQTTEE